The following coding sequences lie in one Thermosulfuriphilus ammonigenes genomic window:
- the gatA gene encoding Asp-tRNA(Asn)/Glu-tRNA(Gln) amidotransferase subunit GatA: MEPFRLTMHELLDLLRSGQITSEEATRSVLERIEAVDPQVKAYITVCAEEALGAARQADEARARGKEAPLLGCPISIKDVICTQGIRTTCGSKMLENFIPPYDATVVERLKAAGAVIVGKTNMDEFAMGSSTENSAFFPTANPWDLSRIPGGSSGGSAAAVAADECLASLGSDTGGSIRQPASHCGIVGLKPTYGRVSRFGLVAFASSLDQIGPMTKDVTDAALLLSVISGYDAKDSTSVAEPVPDYRQFLKVDLKGLKIGVPREYFIPGMDQEVESAVKEALIIMEKEGAELVEISLPHSQYAVAAYYIIAPAEASSNLARYDGVKYGFRAQEYTDLLSLYKKTRSEGFGAEVKRRIMLGTYALSAGYYDAFYLKASRVRTLIVEDFKKAFALCDVIATPVAPTPAFARGEKLDDPLQMYLSDVFTIATNLAGIPGISIPCGFSKEGLPIGLQLMAPHFEEGRLLQVAYSFEQLTDFHRRRPSL, from the coding sequence ATGGAACCCTTCCGTCTGACTATGCACGAACTTCTGGATCTCCTTAGATCCGGCCAGATAACCTCTGAAGAGGCTACCAGAAGCGTCCTTGAACGGATAGAGGCCGTTGATCCCCAAGTGAAGGCCTATATTACGGTCTGTGCTGAGGAGGCCTTGGGTGCAGCTCGACAGGCTGATGAGGCCAGGGCTCGGGGGAAGGAGGCCCCTCTTCTTGGATGTCCTATCTCCATAAAAGATGTCATCTGCACTCAAGGAATACGAACTACCTGTGGCTCTAAAATGTTAGAGAACTTTATCCCACCCTATGATGCCACGGTTGTTGAGAGACTTAAGGCCGCCGGGGCAGTGATTGTGGGCAAGACCAACATGGACGAATTTGCCATGGGATCCTCCACCGAGAACTCGGCCTTCTTCCCTACGGCCAATCCCTGGGATCTTTCTCGTATCCCCGGAGGATCAAGCGGCGGCTCTGCAGCGGCAGTGGCTGCCGATGAGTGCCTGGCTTCGCTTGGTTCAGACACCGGAGGATCTATCCGGCAACCTGCCTCCCACTGCGGCATTGTGGGCCTTAAGCCCACCTATGGCCGGGTCTCCCGTTTTGGCCTGGTGGCCTTTGCCTCCTCCCTGGACCAAATCGGCCCGATGACCAAGGATGTCACCGATGCCGCTTTACTTCTTTCGGTAATTTCCGGCTATGATGCCAAAGACTCCACCTCGGTGGCCGAACCAGTTCCAGATTACCGCCAGTTTCTCAAGGTGGATCTTAAAGGTCTTAAAATAGGCGTCCCTAGGGAGTATTTCATCCCCGGTATGGATCAAGAAGTGGAAAGTGCCGTCAAAGAGGCCCTCATCATAATGGAAAAAGAGGGGGCCGAGTTGGTGGAGATCTCCCTTCCCCACAGTCAGTATGCCGTTGCCGCCTACTATATAATTGCCCCGGCTGAGGCCAGCTCTAATTTGGCCCGATATGATGGAGTCAAATACGGTTTCAGGGCCCAGGAATACACGGATCTTTTATCTCTATACAAAAAGACCCGCTCAGAGGGATTTGGGGCAGAGGTCAAGCGGCGGATCATGCTCGGTACTTATGCCCTTTCGGCTGGCTATTATGATGCCTTCTATCTTAAGGCCAGTCGAGTCCGAACCCTAATCGTTGAGGACTTTAAAAAGGCCTTTGCCCTCTGTGATGTCATCGCCACCCCAGTGGCTCCTACTCCGGCCTTTGCTCGGGGTGAGAAACTGGATGATCCTCTGCAGATGTATCTCTCGGATGTCTTCACGATTGCCACCAATCTGGCCGGAATTCCCGGAATCTCTATCCCCTGTGGTTTTAGTAAAGAAGGCTTGCCGATCGGTCTTCAGCTCATGGCCCCCCATTTTGAAGAAGGACGTCTCCTTCAGGTAGCTTACTCTTTTGAACAACTGACTGATTTCCACCGGCGAAGGCCATCCCTTTAG
- a CDS encoding response regulator, with amino-acid sequence MADNKRILVVEDDLEVLSMLRDYLQYVGYEVITAEDGLKGMKALKEGQFDLVITDLTMPYVSGIGLITIIKREHPEVPVIAITGFGYYAEELAHEKKADYILSKPFDIEELRQVITRLLQE; translated from the coding sequence ATGGCCGATAATAAGCGAATTTTAGTGGTAGAAGATGATTTAGAAGTTCTTTCTATGTTGAGAGATTACCTTCAATATGTCGGCTATGAGGTAATTACTGCTGAAGATGGTCTAAAAGGTATGAAGGCCTTAAAAGAAGGCCAGTTTGATTTAGTAATCACCGACCTCACCATGCCCTATGTTTCTGGGATTGGCCTCATAACCATTATCAAACGGGAGCATCCGGAGGTTCCGGTAATCGCCATTACCGGCTTTGGTTACTATGCTGAAGAGTTGGCCCACGAAAAGAAGGCCGACTATATTCTCAGCAAACCCTTCGACATCGAAGAACTACGCCAGGTTATAACCCGTCTTCTCCAAGAATAG
- the gatC gene encoding Asp-tRNA(Asn)/Glu-tRNA(Gln) amidotransferase subunit GatC, whose amino-acid sequence MAITKEEVLHVAHLARLEFSSEEIEVFTRQLAEILEYVKQLDSLDTAQIPPTTHALALTNAFRDDEVCPSIDIEKTLANAPEREGRFFVVPRVIKS is encoded by the coding sequence ATGGCCATAACTAAAGAAGAGGTTCTTCATGTAGCCCATCTGGCCCGTCTTGAATTCTCCAGTGAAGAAATTGAAGTTTTTACCCGGCAACTGGCGGAGATCTTGGAGTATGTTAAGCAGCTAGATAGCCTTGATACGGCCCAAATTCCTCCTACCACCCATGCCTTGGCCCTGACCAACGCCTTTAGAGACGATGAGGTCTGTCCCTCCATAGATATAGAGAAGACCCTGGCTAATGCTCCCGAAAGGGAAGGGCGCTTTTTTGTCGTTCCCCGGGTGATCAAATCCTAA